The Pedobacter cryoconitis genome includes a window with the following:
- a CDS encoding PA2169 family four-helix-bundle protein, translating to MENTKVNPETLNDLIQINNDRIAGYEKAIQELSPEDSDLKDLFVKMVAESHKHKLALASAVQGTGTELETGTTTSGKIYRAWMDVKAVFTGHDRKTILNNCEAGEDAAQRAYKSALEEEGLSADTRSLITEQKSELRASHDQIKGLRDQTPS from the coding sequence ATGGAAAATACTAAAGTAAACCCAGAAACACTGAACGACCTGATTCAAATTAATAATGACCGTATTGCTGGTTATGAAAAAGCTATTCAGGAATTATCACCTGAAGACAGTGATCTGAAAGACTTATTTGTGAAAATGGTAGCAGAAAGTCATAAGCATAAACTGGCTTTAGCTTCAGCAGTTCAGGGTACAGGTACTGAATTGGAAACTGGCACTACCACATCAGGTAAAATATATCGTGCCTGGATGGATGTAAAAGCAGTATTTACAGGACATGACCGCAAAACCATCTTAAATAATTGTGAAGCGGGAGAAGATGCAGCTCAAAGAGCATATAAATCTGCTTTAGAAGAGGAAGGTCTTTCTGCGGATACCAGGAGCTTAATTACGGAGCAAAAATCGGAGCTTCGTGCATCTCATGATCAAATTAAAGGATTAAGAGATCAGACTCCATCTTAG
- a CDS encoding DUF1543 domain-containing protein gives MEPLKLYQILVGCKPAGRNTEQHDVFFAVGASLKDLTTQILEFWPEANGKIHLDAWREVTSVEGFNISIVEKTAGHTQPSKALFFLNLGGYKKDEFDELHYKMLLVGADKAEVIKKAKESAFFLHTGFEGASSHIDDKYGVDVDDIFEIEEVLSPELKERYQILITAGETAVQDEIHLGYLPLKNL, from the coding sequence ATGGAGCCGTTGAAATTATATCAAATACTAGTAGGGTGTAAACCAGCAGGCAGAAATACGGAACAACATGATGTATTTTTTGCTGTAGGAGCATCGTTAAAAGACCTGACCACTCAAATTCTGGAGTTCTGGCCTGAGGCAAATGGTAAAATACATTTAGATGCGTGGAGAGAAGTAACGTCGGTAGAAGGATTTAACATATCGATCGTTGAGAAAACAGCGGGTCATACTCAACCTTCAAAAGCCTTGTTTTTCCTTAATCTGGGTGGATATAAAAAAGACGAATTTGATGAACTGCATTACAAAATGCTGCTGGTTGGAGCTGATAAAGCTGAAGTGATTAAAAAGGCTAAAGAGTCTGCATTTTTTCTGCATACAGGTTTTGAAGGCGCATCGTCTCATATAGATGATAAATATGGTGTTGATGTAGATGACATCTTTGAAATTGAAGAGGTGCTGTCACCTGAGCTTAAAGAACGCTATCAGATTTTAATAACTGCTGGTGAAACAGCTGTTCAGGATGAAATTCACCTTGGATATCTTCCTTTGAAAAATTTGTAA
- a CDS encoding low molecular weight protein-tyrosine-phosphatase has translation MKILMVCLGNICRSPLAEGIVRQLIADENLDWEVASAGTGNWHTGQPADKRSISIAKNYGYDISRQRARLFEQELFDEFDHILVMDKNNLRDVLKLAANEAHRQKVRLFLTDEKEVTDPYFDDQLFDPVFLTIEERAKKLIEELKK, from the coding sequence ATGAAGATTCTGATGGTTTGCCTGGGTAATATCTGCCGTTCTCCACTTGCAGAAGGGATTGTGAGGCAATTAATTGCCGATGAAAACCTGGATTGGGAAGTCGCTTCTGCTGGCACAGGAAACTGGCATACCGGTCAGCCCGCAGATAAAAGAAGTATATCCATAGCTAAAAACTATGGATATGATATTTCCAGGCAACGTGCCCGGCTTTTCGAACAAGAGCTGTTTGATGAATTTGATCATATCCTGGTGATGGATAAAAACAATTTACGTGACGTCTTGAAATTAGCTGCAAATGAAGCGCATCGTCAAAAAGTAAGATTGTTTTTGACTGATGAAAAGGAAGTTACTGACCCTTACTTTGATGATCAGCTATTTGATCCGGTTTTTTTGACGATAGAAGAGAGAGCAAAAAAACTGATAGAAGAATTAAAAAAATAA
- a CDS encoding S1/P1 nuclease: MISVVNIKKVCIAVALIAYLPLNAAAWGQTGHRIVGQIADYYLTAKARKAVKQVLGNESMAIASNWPDFIKSDTTYNYLTSWHYVNIPGDLDQNGVFNFLETSKEPNVYNKIPEMIRILKNKQSTADQQQMAMRLLIHMVGDVHQPMHTARKEDLGGNKVSVMWFGQRSNLHRVWDEDLIDRQQLSYTEYATAINHPSKEQFMKWSHDSLKETVYESYVACNKIYDKTKADDKLSYRYNFEFVDLLNEQLLKGGVRLAQIINDIYS, from the coding sequence ATGATTTCAGTAGTAAATATAAAAAAGGTTTGTATCGCAGTCGCATTGATTGCTTACCTGCCATTGAATGCAGCAGCCTGGGGGCAAACAGGACACAGGATTGTCGGACAAATTGCCGACTATTATCTGACTGCAAAAGCCCGTAAAGCTGTAAAACAGGTATTGGGAAATGAAAGTATGGCGATTGCAAGTAACTGGCCGGATTTCATCAAGTCGGATACGACATATAATTACCTTACCAGCTGGCATTATGTAAATATTCCTGGTGATCTGGATCAGAATGGCGTATTTAATTTCCTGGAAACAAGTAAGGAGCCTAATGTTTACAATAAGATTCCGGAGATGATCAGGATCCTTAAGAATAAGCAAAGTACCGCTGATCAGCAGCAAATGGCTATGCGTTTATTGATACATATGGTAGGCGATGTACATCAGCCTATGCATACCGCAAGAAAAGAAGATCTTGGTGGTAATAAAGTAAGTGTAATGTGGTTCGGTCAGCGTTCAAACCTTCACCGCGTATGGGATGAAGATCTGATTGACAGACAGCAGTTGAGCTATACTGAATATGCAACAGCGATTAATCATCCTTCGAAAGAGCAATTTATGAAATGGAGCCATGATTCTCTGAAGGAAACTGTTTATGAATCTTATGTGGCTTGTAATAAAATATATGACAAGACTAAGGCTGACGATAAATTAAGCTACCGTTATAACTTTGAGTTTGTTGACCTGCTGAATGAGCAGTTGTTAAAAGGTGGGGTACGTTTAGCACAGATTATTAACGATATTTATTCATAA
- a CDS encoding fumarate hydratase, producing the protein MNRYHYLIILFCLMAFPGCERRPNVQGNGETFLQGVWSQDSIANAAKLMNYTQHQVKITCDSFYVDLTTHSKVNYYEDPCYNNGVWKEYAKGVYQVRKDSLFLEGTYTKANYKQKVSGCYTVGIYRKSFLIKSKDSTHLSLQSLSDQRDVNLVLKQKIKCVPQEL; encoded by the coding sequence ATGAATAGATACCATTATCTAATTATTCTATTTTGTTTGATGGCGTTTCCCGGTTGCGAGAGACGCCCAAACGTTCAGGGTAATGGAGAAACTTTTTTACAGGGCGTCTGGAGCCAGGACAGCATTGCTAATGCGGCTAAACTGATGAATTATACGCAGCATCAGGTAAAAATTACCTGTGACTCATTTTATGTTGACCTGACTACACATTCAAAGGTTAACTATTATGAAGATCCCTGTTACAATAATGGCGTTTGGAAAGAGTATGCAAAAGGTGTATACCAGGTTAGAAAAGATAGTTTGTTTTTAGAAGGAACTTATACTAAAGCTAATTATAAGCAAAAGGTTTCCGGTTGTTATACGGTTGGAATATACAGGAAAAGTTTTCTGATCAAGTCAAAGGATTCCACTCACCTTTCTTTACAAAGCCTGAGTGATCAAAGGGATGTTAATCTTGTCCTGAAACAAAAAATCAAATGTGTACCGCAAGAATTATAA
- the fumC gene encoding class II fumarate hydratase — MNFRTEHDTMGEVQVPADKYWGAQTERSRNNFKIGPEASMPKEIIHAFGYLKKAAALANQELGVLASDKAEWIAKACDEVIAGQLDDQFPLVIWQTGSGTQSNMNSNEVIANRAHVMNGGSLADEKKILHPNDDVNKSQSSNDTYPTAMHIAAYKQAVEITIPGLEKLEKTLKAKAVEFAQIVKTGRTHFMDATPLTLGQEFSGYAQQITNSIRAVKNALVMITELALGGTAVGTGLNTPNGYDVLVARKIAELTGLPFVTAPNKFEALAAHDAMVELSAAYKRTAVALMKVGNDVRMLSSGPRSGIGEIIIPDNEPGSSIMPGKVNPTQPEALTMVCAQVMGNDVTVGIGGSNGHFELNVFKPVIAANVLQSGRLIGDACVSFNDNCAVGILPNLPEIKKHLENSLMLVTALNPHIGYENAAKIAKKAHKENKTLREAAVELGLLTSEQFDEWVRPEDMVGSLK, encoded by the coding sequence ATGAATTTTAGAACCGAACACGACACCATGGGCGAAGTGCAGGTCCCTGCTGATAAGTATTGGGGTGCACAAACTGAACGTTCACGTAATAATTTTAAAATTGGTCCTGAGGCTTCAATGCCAAAAGAGATTATCCATGCTTTTGGTTATCTCAAAAAAGCTGCGGCACTGGCCAATCAGGAACTTGGTGTGCTTGCAAGTGATAAAGCAGAATGGATTGCTAAGGCATGCGACGAAGTAATCGCAGGACAGTTAGATGATCAGTTCCCTCTGGTAATCTGGCAAACAGGTTCCGGAACCCAGAGCAACATGAATTCCAATGAAGTGATTGCAAACCGTGCACATGTGATGAATGGTGGCAGCCTGGCAGATGAGAAGAAAATTCTTCATCCAAATGATGATGTCAACAAATCACAATCTTCAAATGATACTTATCCTACAGCTATGCACATTGCGGCATATAAACAAGCTGTGGAAATTACTATACCAGGTTTAGAAAAGCTGGAGAAAACTTTAAAAGCCAAAGCGGTTGAGTTTGCACAGATCGTGAAAACAGGAAGAACCCACTTTATGGACGCAACTCCGTTAACATTGGGGCAGGAGTTTTCTGGTTACGCACAACAAATTACCAACAGTATCAGAGCAGTTAAAAATGCTTTGGTGATGATTACCGAATTAGCTTTAGGTGGTACTGCTGTAGGAACAGGATTGAATACGCCAAATGGGTATGATGTACTGGTTGCCCGCAAAATTGCAGAACTTACCGGTTTACCATTTGTAACTGCTCCAAACAAGTTTGAGGCGTTGGCTGCACATGATGCCATGGTAGAATTATCAGCTGCTTACAAACGTACCGCTGTGGCTTTAATGAAAGTTGGGAATGATGTAAGAATGCTGAGCTCAGGTCCGCGTTCGGGTATTGGTGAGATTATTATCCCTGACAATGAGCCAGGATCTTCTATTATGCCAGGAAAAGTTAATCCTACACAGCCAGAAGCATTAACTATGGTTTGTGCACAAGTAATGGGTAATGATGTAACTGTAGGTATTGGTGGCAGCAACGGACATTTCGAACTGAATGTTTTCAAACCGGTTATTGCAGCGAATGTATTGCAGTCGGGAAGATTAATTGGTGATGCTTGTGTGTCATTCAATGATAACTGCGCAGTAGGTATTTTGCCAAACTTACCTGAAATCAAAAAACATCTGGAAAACTCTTTAATGCTGGTTACAGCGCTTAATCCGCATATCGGTTATGAGAATGCGGCTAAAATTGCTAAAAAAGCACATAAAGAAAATAAAACACTTCGTGAAGCTGCTGTAGAGCTGGGATTGTTGACCAGTGAACAATTTGATGAATGGGTGAGACCAGAAGATATGGTAGGTAGTTTAAAATAA
- a CDS encoding serine hydrolase domain-containing protein encodes MTYRTFFPVALLATFLISACSHANKKHPDPKIRTVNDDKADSLLISYDPAKGDKWIANFVDNLHKKFGFNGNMLVAKDGKILYEKAIGWADYLHRDSLKINSEFELASITKTFTGVAIMQLVEQGKLKLTDNVKQFYPNFPYEDITVKLLLTHRSGMMNYVYFSDGVWKDKKKPMSNLDVMNLIAQYKPNRYAKPDTRFHYNNSNFMVLGAIIEKVTGKKYSDYMMEYVFKPAGMKHTHVYSTTAYSKIPVDVVGHDRTWKYSVVQNFLDGPVGDKGIYSTIHDLVLYDNALKKGRLLKQSSLDSAYTGHNKAINGHFNYGYGWRMYDGENGRKVVYHTGWWHGFRHIYVRDIQKNIVIIFLGNLTNGSLMHLDDLYKHLGVPVIRKGAYTGTGSMPGSDED; translated from the coding sequence ATGACTTACCGTACCTTTTTTCCTGTGGCTTTACTAGCCACTTTTCTCATCAGTGCCTGTTCACATGCTAACAAAAAACATCCGGATCCGAAGATCAGAACCGTAAATGATGATAAAGCTGATAGCCTCCTCATTTCATATGACCCGGCTAAAGGGGACAAATGGATCGCTAATTTTGTAGATAATCTGCACAAGAAATTTGGGTTTAACGGCAATATGCTCGTTGCCAAAGACGGTAAGATACTTTATGAAAAAGCAATCGGATGGGCCGATTACCTTCATCGTGACAGTTTAAAGATCAATTCTGAATTTGAACTGGCCTCTATTACTAAAACATTTACCGGAGTTGCCATTATGCAGCTGGTGGAACAGGGCAAACTTAAATTAACAGATAACGTTAAACAATTCTACCCTAATTTTCCTTACGAAGACATCACGGTAAAACTCTTGCTTACCCACCGCAGCGGAATGATGAATTATGTATATTTCAGTGATGGTGTATGGAAAGATAAAAAGAAACCGATGAGTAACCTCGATGTAATGAACCTCATTGCACAATACAAACCGAATCGTTACGCTAAACCAGATACAAGATTCCATTATAATAATTCCAATTTTATGGTGCTTGGTGCTATTATTGAAAAAGTAACCGGCAAAAAATACTCAGATTACATGATGGAGTATGTTTTCAAACCTGCCGGCATGAAACATACACATGTATATTCTACTACCGCTTATTCAAAAATACCTGTTGATGTTGTAGGCCATGACCGCACCTGGAAATATTCAGTAGTACAAAACTTCCTGGATGGCCCTGTAGGTGACAAAGGAATCTATAGCACAATTCATGACCTTGTTTTATATGACAACGCCTTAAAAAAAGGCAGGTTATTAAAGCAATCCAGTCTTGATTCTGCTTATACAGGTCATAATAAAGCTATCAATGGCCACTTTAACTACGGTTACGGCTGGAGAATGTATGATGGAGAAAATGGACGTAAAGTAGTTTATCATACGGGTTGGTGGCATGGTTTCCGCCACATCTATGTGCGTGATATACAAAAGAATATTGTAATTATTTTCCTGGGCAACCTGACTAATGGAAGCCTGATGCACTTAGATGATCTGTATAAACACCTGGGTGTTCCGGTTATCAGAAAAGGTGCCTATACAGGAACCGGTTCTATGCCGGGTAGTGATGAAGATTAA
- the recG gene encoding ATP-dependent DNA helicase RecG, translated as MFASDLDTTIEFLKGVGPKRAEILQKELGIYTYADLLGCYPFRYIDRTRFYKINELDADLPYVQILGRITGKETIGEKHKKRIVARLTDETGTIELVWFQSLKWVDENVMRGKVYIAFGKPTVFNGSYSISHPEMESYPRPATLTGNLTLQPVYNSTEKLKKFSLDSKGIQKMQALVIEQCLQEIRETIPAYILDKYRMINRKEALLNIHFPKDTTALQNAQRRLKFEELFFIQLQLLSNKQFRELKFKGHLFSTVGERVNTFYKDILPFELTGAQKRVIKEIRLDTQRGIQMNRLVQGDVGSGKTVVALMSMLLANDNGYQACMMAPTEILARQHYHSISSLLDGRLIKVDILTGNTTKKQRVLLHEQLEAGEIDILVGTHALIEDKVVFKNLGLVVIDEQHRFGVEQRAKLWRKNSTPPHILVMTATPIPRTLAMTLYGDLDVSMIDELPAGRKPIETKHLVEGQRLRMFGFMKTEIAKGRQVYVVYPLIKESEKLDLLHLEAGIEQMRYQFPLPDFQISIVHGQMPNKDKQYEMQRFIDGQTQIMVATTVIEVGVNVPNASVMIIENAERFGLSQLHQLRGRVGRGAEQSFCILMSGEKLSREGRKRLETMVMTNNGFEISEIDLELRGPGDLSGTMQSGVLDLKLADLVKDQQILHEARNTVIEVFQQDPTLSLPENALLKRFVDKKSRGIALDKIS; from the coding sequence TTGTTTGCTTCTGATTTAGATACAACGATTGAATTTTTGAAAGGAGTAGGCCCTAAACGTGCTGAAATTTTACAGAAAGAATTAGGTATATATACTTATGCCGATTTGCTGGGTTGTTATCCTTTCCGGTATATTGACAGAACACGCTTTTATAAAATCAATGAGCTTGATGCTGATTTACCCTATGTTCAGATCCTTGGACGGATTACTGGCAAGGAAACTATCGGTGAAAAACATAAAAAAAGAATTGTAGCCAGACTGACCGATGAAACCGGGACTATTGAACTGGTTTGGTTTCAAAGTTTGAAATGGGTAGATGAAAATGTGATGCGCGGAAAGGTTTATATTGCCTTTGGCAAGCCGACCGTTTTTAATGGTTCTTACAGCATTTCTCATCCCGAAATGGAGAGTTATCCCAGACCAGCCACATTGACTGGAAACCTGACCTTACAGCCTGTTTACAACTCTACAGAAAAACTGAAGAAATTTTCACTGGATAGTAAAGGAATTCAGAAAATGCAGGCCCTGGTAATTGAACAATGTCTGCAAGAAATCAGGGAAACAATTCCCGCTTATATTCTGGATAAGTACCGGATGATTAACCGCAAGGAAGCCTTGTTAAATATCCATTTTCCAAAAGATACAACTGCTTTACAAAATGCACAGCGCAGACTGAAGTTTGAAGAATTATTCTTCATTCAGCTTCAGCTCTTAAGTAATAAACAATTCAGAGAACTAAAATTCAAAGGGCATCTGTTCAGTACCGTTGGTGAAAGAGTAAATACTTTTTACAAAGATATTCTGCCATTTGAACTAACTGGTGCACAGAAACGGGTGATCAAAGAAATCAGGCTGGATACGCAGCGTGGCATCCAGATGAACAGATTAGTACAAGGTGATGTTGGAAGCGGAAAAACAGTGGTGGCTTTAATGAGTATGCTGCTGGCCAATGATAACGGTTATCAGGCCTGTATGATGGCTCCAACAGAAATTCTGGCGCGTCAGCATTATCATTCTATCTCTTCATTACTGGATGGAAGGCTGATTAAAGTGGATATTTTAACTGGTAACACGACCAAGAAACAAAGAGTACTTTTGCATGAACAGCTAGAGGCTGGAGAAATCGATATTCTGGTGGGTACACATGCACTGATTGAAGATAAAGTAGTCTTTAAAAATCTTGGACTGGTAGTTATTGATGAACAACATCGTTTTGGGGTAGAACAAAGAGCTAAGCTCTGGCGCAAGAATAGTACTCCTCCACACATCCTGGTGATGACTGCTACGCCAATTCCAAGAACACTGGCTATGACCTTATATGGAGATCTTGATGTTTCTATGATTGATGAATTGCCTGCGGGAAGAAAGCCCATTGAAACTAAACATTTGGTGGAAGGGCAGCGCTTAAGGATGTTTGGGTTCATGAAAACAGAGATTGCTAAAGGCAGACAGGTTTATGTGGTTTATCCATTAATTAAAGAAAGTGAAAAGCTGGATTTACTTCATCTGGAAGCAGGTATAGAACAAATGCGGTATCAGTTTCCATTGCCGGATTTTCAAATTAGTATTGTACATGGGCAGATGCCTAATAAGGATAAGCAATATGAGATGCAGCGGTTTATAGACGGTCAAACGCAAATCATGGTAGCGACAACGGTTATAGAGGTAGGTGTAAATGTTCCTAATGCCTCTGTGATGATTATAGAGAATGCAGAAAGGTTTGGGTTGTCACAACTGCATCAGCTGCGTGGTAGAGTGGGCAGAGGTGCAGAACAATCTTTTTGTATCCTGATGTCTGGCGAAAAACTAAGCAGAGAAGGCAGAAAGAGATTAGAAACTATGGTAATGACCAATAACGGGTTTGAAATCTCAGAAATTGATCTGGAGTTGCGCGGGCCCGGAGATCTGTCAGGTACCATGCAAAGCGGAGTGCTGGATCTGAAACTGGCAGATTTAGTGAAAGATCAGCAGATCTTACATGAAGCCAGAAATACGGTGATTGAGGTTTTTCAGCAAGACCCTACGCTTTCTTTACCGGAAAATGCTTTACTGAAGCGCTTTGTCGATAAAAAAAGCAGAGGGATCGCTTTGGATAAAATATCTTAG
- a CDS encoding EamA family transporter, giving the protein MLIKDKLAAGSNVRYLLAGFIPFVIWGCFAIPLRNIKGFPSEEILYYRIFTSLILIWTVILLFRRKQLNTDIAYVKAVSKKQRFTYLWQILCATVFLVLNWYTFIYAVNNVSLTSAAFAYMVCPLLTAFGGFVILKEKLSPLKLISLVVALISVVFLATGSLRDVIWSVIIAAFYAGYLVIQRKMQGIDKLNVLAVQFLVACLILLPFFICQYNGVPQSSWFWIHILIIAVVFTIIPLFLSLYSLIGIPSSTLGILIYINPIIAFAIAVFYFGESIDVHQVYAYVLLLFSVILFNWNLIRTIFTAKTLSNI; this is encoded by the coding sequence TTGCTTATAAAGGATAAATTGGCGGCGGGGTCAAATGTACGTTACCTGCTGGCAGGATTCATCCCCTTTGTGATTTGGGGATGCTTTGCTATTCCTTTAAGAAATATCAAAGGCTTCCCGTCTGAAGAGATTTTGTACTACCGTATATTTACCTCCCTGATTTTAATCTGGACAGTCATCCTTCTTTTCAGAAGAAAGCAGTTGAACACTGATATTGCTTATGTAAAAGCAGTCTCTAAGAAACAGCGGTTTACTTATCTGTGGCAGATCCTTTGTGCAACGGTCTTTCTGGTGCTCAATTGGTACACCTTTATCTACGCAGTCAACAATGTAAGTCTGACCTCTGCGGCGTTTGCTTATATGGTCTGTCCATTATTGACTGCTTTTGGCGGTTTTGTGATCCTTAAAGAAAAATTATCACCTTTAAAACTGATTTCTCTAGTCGTTGCGCTGATCAGCGTTGTTTTTTTAGCGACGGGCTCATTGAGAGATGTGATATGGTCGGTAATTATTGCTGCATTTTATGCGGGTTACCTGGTGATCCAGCGAAAAATGCAGGGAATTGATAAACTTAATGTACTGGCTGTTCAATTTTTAGTAGCCTGTTTAATTCTGCTGCCGTTTTTCATCTGCCAGTATAATGGGGTTCCGCAGAGCAGCTGGTTCTGGATACATATTCTGATTATCGCTGTTGTATTTACAATTATCCCCTTGTTTTTAAGTCTTTATTCGCTGATTGGTATACCTTCCTCTACATTGGGAATTTTGATTTATATCAATCCGATTATTGCTTTCGCTATTGCAGTGTTTTACTTTGGCGAGTCAATTGATGTCCATCAGGTTTATGCTTATGTACTTTTATTATTTTCAGTAATTTTGTTTAACTGGAACTTGATCAGGACTATATTTACTGCTAAAACCTTATCTAATATTTAA
- a CDS encoding RidA family protein: MKTIINTPNAPAPIGPYSQAVLANGFLYVSGQIPINPATGELTQSSIKEETEQVMRNLNAVLLEAGFEFTHILKSTIFLSDMDLFAEVNEVYGSYFESDFPARETVAVKGLPKGVNVEISVIAYKG; encoded by the coding sequence ATGAAGACAATCATCAATACCCCGAATGCACCAGCTCCGATCGGCCCTTATAGCCAGGCTGTATTAGCTAATGGATTTCTATATGTATCTGGACAAATCCCAATTAACCCTGCAACAGGGGAGCTTACTCAGTCTTCTATCAAAGAAGAAACTGAACAGGTAATGCGTAACCTGAATGCTGTATTACTGGAAGCAGGTTTTGAATTCACACATATCCTGAAATCTACTATATTTTTATCAGATATGGACTTATTTGCAGAGGTAAATGAAGTTTATGGATCTTACTTTGAATCTGACTTTCCTGCACGTGAAACTGTAGCTGTAAAAGGATTGCCTAAAGGAGTAAATGTGGAAATCTCAGTGATTGCTTATAAAGGATAA
- a CDS encoding DUF6728 family protein gives MRWILYICVMYFFRKKDPDRPTSIDIKIMHVINALAISIFIIGITLKLLHWI, from the coding sequence ATGCGCTGGATTTTATACATTTGTGTTATGTACTTTTTTAGAAAAAAAGATCCGGACAGGCCAACTAGTATTGATATCAAAATCATGCATGTCATTAATGCGCTTGCTATCTCAATTTTTATTATTGGAATTACTTTGAAACTTTTACACTGGATATAA
- a CDS encoding OmpA family protein has protein sequence MNYSTLKKGLAVSFVAVMGVTTLASAQTDSTSTSSSAKVFGGRGQYRTWSIGVNAGVLSPFVAIGGTNDFKNADVNLGYGISLKKQLGHAFGLEGNIFRGKVSGTNKDMPGGQQDGFTGFETQIGYAADIRGVVNVATVDFLRRENSVNFFVTVGYGLVAYAPKVTSVGGAVTDWKDKAGDSHDKKYVKEAYIPVGAGVKFKVSDRVAFNLGYTMHFIDGDNFDGVYAKGTTKDKFSYGYAGLEFSLGSKAKPNLDWVNPLAMMYDELKDPSLRQEVEALKTRVSNVEKSVEDLKKDSDGDGVSDQFDKCPGTPAGTAVDGSGCPLPVAAAPTVVNASNATGFETIQFEFNSSVLKTESYPTLDKLSSVLKESNGKALVKGYASSEGTAAYNLKLSKDRANSVKTYLVNSGVSASKVATKGLGEANPIASNDTEEGRIQNRRVETSRN, from the coding sequence ATGAATTATTCTACTTTAAAGAAGGGTTTAGCAGTTTCTTTTGTTGCTGTAATGGGTGTTACCACTCTTGCTTCAGCTCAAACTGATTCTACTTCCACTTCATCTTCAGCCAAAGTATTTGGTGGAAGAGGCCAGTACAGAACTTGGTCAATTGGTGTTAATGCTGGTGTTTTATCTCCATTCGTTGCGATTGGCGGTACAAATGACTTCAAAAATGCTGACGTTAACTTAGGTTACGGTATTTCATTGAAAAAACAACTGGGTCATGCTTTTGGTTTAGAAGGTAACATTTTCCGCGGAAAAGTTTCTGGAACAAACAAAGATATGCCAGGTGGTCAACAAGATGGTTTCACTGGATTTGAAACTCAAATCGGTTATGCTGCTGACATTAGAGGTGTTGTTAATGTTGCAACTGTAGATTTCTTACGTCGTGAAAATTCAGTTAACTTCTTCGTTACTGTTGGTTACGGTTTAGTTGCTTATGCTCCTAAAGTAACTTCAGTAGGTGGTGCAGTAACTGACTGGAAAGACAAAGCTGGTGATAGCCATGACAAAAAATACGTTAAAGAAGCTTACATCCCAGTTGGTGCTGGTGTGAAATTCAAAGTTTCTGACCGTGTTGCGTTTAACTTAGGTTACACGATGCACTTCATTGATGGCGATAACTTTGATGGAGTTTACGCTAAAGGAACAACTAAAGATAAATTCTCATACGGTTATGCTGGATTAGAATTCTCATTAGGTTCTAAAGCTAAACCAAACCTTGATTGGGTTAACCCACTTGCAATGATGTATGATGAGTTAAAAGACCCTTCATTACGTCAGGAAGTTGAAGCACTTAAAACTCGTGTTTCTAACGTTGAAAAATCTGTTGAAGATTTGAAAAAAGATAGCGATGGAGACGGTGTTTCTGACCAATTTGACAAATGCCCAGGAACTCCTGCTGGCACAGCAGTTGATGGTTCAGGATGTCCACTTCCTGTTGCAGCAGCACCTACAGTAGTAAATGCTTCTAACGCAACTGGTTTCGAAACTATCCAGTTTGAATTCAACTCTTCAGTTTTAAAAACTGAATCTTACCCTACTTTAGATAAATTATCTTCTGTATTGAAAGAAAGCAATGGTAAAGCCTTAGTAAAAGGTTATGCTTCTAGCGAAGGTACTGCTGCTTACAACTTGAAATTATCTAAAGACAGAGCAAACTCAGTAAAAACTTACTTAGTTAACTCTGGAGTTAGTGCTAGCAAAGTTGCTACAAAAGGTTTAGGTGAAGCAAATCCAATCGCTTCTAACGATACTGAAGAAGGTCGTATCCAAAACCGTCGTGTTGAAACTTCAAGAAACTAG